From the genome of Pseudonocardia sp. EC080619-01:
ATCACGACCGCGGCCGGGCTGCTGGGTGCCTCGGTGGTCGAGGCGGGGCTCGGTCCGGTGCAGACCGTCGCCGTCGTGCTGGCGCTGGCCGCCGGGTCCTCGATCTTCCCGCACGTCAACGACGCGAGCTTCTGGCTGATCGGGCGGCTGCTCGGGATGGACGTCCCGACGACGTTCAAGACCTGGAGCGTGATCAAGACGCTGATCTCGCTGGTCGGGTTCGCGCTGTCCTGCGTCGTGTTCGTGCTCGCGTCCCTGGCGGGCTAGTTTCGCCGGGTGGGATTCGACGCCGCCCGTGCGCTCGCCGAGACGCTGCTCGCACACCAGCGCCCGGAGCTGTGGGTGCGGGCGCAGCGGGCCGCGATCCGGGCCCGGGAGCTCGCCGAGGAGCGCGGCCTGGACCGGGACCTGCTGATGACGGCGGCGATCCTGCACCCGGTCGGGCACTCCCCCGTCGTCCGGCGCAGTGGCGACCCGGTCCGTGACGCCGCCCGGTTCCTCGGCGCGCGCGGGTTCGACCCGCGGGTGGTCGAGCTGGTCGGCGGCGGCGCGGACGGCCCGCACGCCGAGGCCCTGCGGACCTGCGCGGACGGGCAGGCCGACCCGTCCGGGCGGTGACCTCGCCCCCCCACCGGTTGACAACGCACCTACCCGCGGGTTCGGTGGTGGTGTGGTCGCTTTCCTGCTGAC
Proteins encoded in this window:
- a CDS encoding HD domain-containing protein, whose amino-acid sequence is MGFDAARALAETLLAHQRPELWVRAQRAAIRARELAEERGLDRDLLMTAAILHPVGHSPVVRRSGDPVRDAARFLGARGFDPRVVELVGGGADGPHAEALRTCADGQADPSGR